A window from Patescibacteria group bacterium encodes these proteins:
- the rpsC gene encoding 30S ribosomal protein S3: MGQKVNPKSFRLGTIRSWSSRWFSKKNYVNLLHRDITLRKAIKERLKESGVGEIEIERSSGHVKVNVHSSKPGMVIGRAGAALEELKNDIAQQFGDKIEINIIEVAKPDTVAQLIAESVANQIERRMPFRRVAKQAVKKGMDGGLRGIKIRVAGRLNGADISREETFKEGNIPLHTIRADVDYGEIPASTTYGQIGVKVWTYRGEIFLKDATAVQKEADQNWLAESRKDASKKEAKGRLEEELETEAKK, from the coding sequence GTGGGTCAGAAAGTTAATCCAAAATCGTTTCGGCTCGGCACGATCAGATCGTGGAGCTCGCGCTGGTTCTCGAAAAAGAACTATGTGAACTTGCTTCACCGCGACATCACGCTGCGCAAGGCGATCAAAGAACGCTTGAAGGAGTCGGGTGTCGGCGAGATCGAGATTGAGCGCAGCTCCGGACATGTCAAAGTCAATGTCCACAGCTCGAAGCCGGGCATGGTCATCGGTCGGGCTGGTGCGGCTTTGGAAGAATTGAAGAACGACATTGCACAGCAATTCGGCGACAAAATCGAAATCAACATCATCGAAGTCGCCAAGCCGGATACAGTCGCCCAATTAATCGCCGAGTCGGTCGCGAATCAAATCGAACGCCGCATGCCATTCCGCCGCGTCGCAAAACAGGCTGTCAAAAAAGGCATGGATGGCGGTTTGCGTGGAATCAAGATTCGCGTCGCTGGTCGTCTGAATGGTGCTGATATCTCCCGTGAAGAAACTTTCAAAGAAGGCAACATTCCACTGCACACGATTCGCGCGGATGTTGACTACGGTGAAATCCCGGCGAGCACGACTTACGGACAGATTGGTGTGAAAGTCTGGACTTACCGCGGAGAAATCTTCCTGAAAGATGCGACCGCCGTCCAAAAAGAAGCCGACCAAAATTGGCTCGCGGAATCGCGCAAAGACGCTTCCAAGAAAGAAGCCAAAGGTCGCCTGGAGGAAGAACTCGAAACTGAAGCTAAAAAATAA
- the rplV gene encoding 50S ribosomal protein L22, with the protein MKAYLRQTRISPKKVNVVAALVRGKKVNEALTILKFTPKRSAPIIAKLIASAAANAENNFKQDRENLMISKLSVDAGMTLKRGLPVSKGRWHPILKRSSRLLVELSPVVAAAEGKNEKVKAKKSDAKVAKPKAKKVAEKIEKAEPVNS; encoded by the coding sequence ATGAAAGCCTACCTCCGCCAGACCCGCATTTCTCCCAAGAAAGTGAATGTTGTCGCTGCGCTCGTCCGCGGTAAAAAAGTCAACGAAGCGCTCACGATTCTGAAATTCACGCCGAAACGCAGTGCGCCGATCATCGCCAAATTGATCGCTTCGGCTGCCGCGAATGCGGAAAACAATTTCAAACAAGACCGTGAAAACCTGATGATTTCGAAACTCTCCGTCGATGCGGGCATGACACTGAAACGCGGTTTGCCAGTCTCGAAAGGTCGCTGGCATCCGATTCTGAAACGCAGTTCCCGCCTGCTCGTCGAGCTCTCCCCGGTCGTCGCTGCCGCAGAAGGTAAAAACGAAAAGGTAAAAGCTAAAAAGAGCGACGCGAAAGTTGCGAAGCCGAAAGCTAAAAAGGTGGCAGAAAAAATTGAAAAAGCAGAACCAGTAAATTCTTAA